DNA sequence from the Arthrobacter crystallopoietes genome:
TCACGAAAAACGTGCTCGAGACTGCGCTGGAAGCGGAACTGACCGAGCACCTCGGCCACGAGCACGGCGAGACTCCGATCGCGGCCAACATGCGCAATGGCACCCGATCCAAGACCGTATTGACCGAGATCGGGCCGGTGGAGATCGAGGTGCCGCGGGACCGTGAGGGATCCTTCGAGCCGGTGATCGTGCCCAAGCGGAAACGGCGCTTGGACGGAATCGATCAGATCGTGCTCTCCCTGAGCGCCCGGGGTTTGACGACCGGGGAGATCGCTGCGCACTTCGAGGAGGTTTACGGGGCCAAGGTCTCCAAGGACACCATCAGCCGGATTACGGAGAAGGTCGCCGGTGAGCTGGCTGAGTGGTCCGCCCGCCCGCTGGATCCGATCTACCCGGTGATCTTCGTCGATGCGATCGTGGTCAAGGTCCGCGACGGCCAGGTACGCAACACCCCGTTCTACGTCGTCATGGGCGTGACCACCAATGGGGAGCGGGAAATCCTGGGCATCTGGGCCGGCGACGGCGCCGAAGGCGCCCGGTTCTGGCTGCAGGTCTTCTCCGAGCTGAAGAACCGGGGTGTGGAAGACGTGCTCATCGCCGTCTGCGACGGGCTCAAAGGGCTGCCGGAGGCGATCACGACCACCTGGGAGCGAACGGTGGTGCAGCAGTGCATTGTGCACCTGATCCGCAACAGCTTCCGCTACGCCGGCCGGCAGCACCGCGACGGGATCGTCAAGGCGCTCAAGCCGGTCTACACCGCACCCAGTGAGCAGGCCGCGAAGGACAGGTTCGACGAATTCAAAGCCGAGTGGGGCCAACGGTATCCAGCCATCGTGCAGCTCTGGGAATCCGCATGGGCGGAGTTTGTGCCGTTCCTGGAGTACGACGTGGAGATCCGGCGGGTGATCTGCACGACGAACGCGATCGAGTCGATCAATGCCCGCTACCGGCGGGCGGTGAGGGCGCGCGGGCACTTCCCCAACGAGGCCGCTGCTCTGAAATGCCTCTACCTGGTCACCAGGTCTCTTGACCCTACCGGCGGAGGCCGGGCACGCTGGGTGATGAGGTGGAAGCCTGCGCTCAACGCGTTCGCGATCACCTTCGCGGGTCGGTTCGAGAGAACCTCCAACTAATGAATACCGCCGGACCCCACACACCGTCTATCGGACAGTCCCTCGACGGACAGCCGGTTCGCCAGTGGACCGGGCAGTGGCATGACGTCATGGGAGAGAATGCGCTCGTGGCTGGGAGAAGAACTGAGGAAGCACCAGAAGGCTGCTGCTGAATGCAGCTCTGCAGTCGGCATGGCCGCTGCGGATCGCGCCGGTAAGCTCGCAGGTGATCTCACTGTTGTCTACGCCTTGCTTGACGATATGGCACAGTACGTAAATCTCGGCGACGAATACCGGAAAATTCTGGCCTTCGAGACGGGACTGCCGCAGAGGATTCGCTCACTGACTATGTCAACTGCCGCGGACCATGCCAAAGCAAGCCCGGGCCAGGCACTCGCACAAGCCCTTGGCTCTGCACTTGCAGCCGGGTACTGTCATCTGATTGACGGGACTGATCCCGCCAAAGCTCCCGAGAGTTGGCATGCGCTCGGCTGGACCGTGGGCCACAACGAACGCCCTATGCCCAAAGGAATCTGCGTCGGCCGCATCTACGTACATGAGGGGCGAAGCGTTGCCTTGTTCGACCCCATAAGTGCATTCAAGGTCGCCGAGGAAAAGTTTCCTGCCCTCATTCCTCCTGGCCAAAAAGGCCCCAGTTCGTGGAGGTCGATGTGGGATGAAGGCCTGATGGCTAAGGGCGTTACCAGGCAGAAGGAGCTCAACACTGCTCGACTACTGAGCATTAAGGAACGCCCCTCAGGAGTGCCAGTGGCGATCGACCTACTTCTGAACGGCGGTGAGCCTCTCGAGTCTTGATCAGGTGGCGCTGCTATCGCGCCATCGCCCACCCGTTACAGGGCGGGGCTTCCACCCGGCAACGGCACGGCAACGGGTGGAGTCTTCAGTTCCGGAGGTGCCCCCGTTACCCGGTTCATGAACTACCTTCGCGGTCGGGTGCAGGGCGCTGCTTGCAGCGCAGCGCCCTGCCCGTAATAACCCAAGTCGGTTGGCGCTTTGTCCTTGCCGTCGGCCCGGTTGACACATAGCGTTTCACCTAGGCAGCGGGAACGGTGTTTGCATATGGAACACGCGAAGCAGGCCTAGAAGGAATGCAACATGGCAACTGGCACTGTGAAATGGTTCAACTCGGAAAAGGGCTTCGGCTTCATCGCCCAGGATAACGGAGGCGAGGACGTCTTCGCGCACTTCTCGGGCATCAGCGGAGGCGGCTACAAATCCCTCGATGAAGGCCAGAAGGTCGAATTCGAAGTCACCCAGGGCCAGAAGGGCCTGCAGGCGGTCGACATCCGTCCGCTCTAGGACAAAATAATGAGAGGTGCCCGGGCGCAGCTGGCAGCAGTCAGCCCCGCCCGGGCATTCGTATGCCCGGGCATACGTACGGACAGCCGCAGCCCTGCCCCTCTCCATGCAGAGCAGGGCTATCCGCCTACCGCTTCCGAACTAGACTGAAGTGCAGGAAGCACAGGAAGAAGCGGCCGTGAACACCGAAATCCACCACCGGGAAGACCAGCCGGGAGCCAACTCAGCCGCGGTGCAGGACTCACTCGTGAACCTGCACCGCAGCCTGGACGCCATCCGCCCCGCCCTCGCCTCCCTCCCTCTGCCCGTCAGCCCCGAAGTCATGGCCGGCATGCAGGCGACCGAAAACGCGTGGCGCGCCATGGAGGCCGAATTCGGCATGCTCACTGGAAGCCAGGTCGGCGAACTGCTCGGCTCCCGGGCCTCCGGCCGCAGCTCCTACCCATCAGGCAAACGGAAGGCCGGCAAGCTCATCGGTGTCCGGCGCCGCAACGCCGTGGTTTACCCGGGCTTCCAGTTCGACCAGGATGTCGGCCGGATCCGGGACGTCATCCCCGGGCTGATCGCCGTCATCCGTAAACACGGGCGCACCGAAGAAGACCTCGCCCAGTGGCTGTGCAACCCCAGTGGCTATCTGGACGGTGACCGCCCCGTCGATCACCTGGGCGAACCAGAGCGGGTGCTGGGCGCGGCCGAAGGCCACTACGGGGTCGAGTGGTGACCTCTGATGCGTGCAGCCGGCTCGAGGGGTGCTCCAAACTCTGACGTGAACGCGCGGCGATCCGGCCGTCACTTCCGCGGCGACGGGTTCCGCCGCCTGGCCGCATACTTGGAGCCGTCCTTACCGGCCCGGACCGGCCCCTCTGGTTCCGGCGCACCCTCGCCGTACTTGTTCAGATAGCGGTACAAAGTCGCCTTCGACCAGCCTAGGGTTTTGGCGGTCAGGGCCGCGGACTTGCCTTCGGCCATCATCCGGCGCGCGTTGGCCACCCGCTCCCGGGCGATCGCCTCGTCCAGCGGGGCGGGCCCGAACCGGACCCCGCGTTTCTGGGCCGAGATCACCCCGGCCCGGACGCGTTGGATGATGAGTTCCCGCTCGTACTCGGGCAGCGCCGCCATGGCATCCCTCCATCCGGGCGTCGGAATTTCTCGAGCAGCCTTCGGTTTCAGACGTCGGGCCTACTCACTCTCGTTGCGGTTCTTGCGTGCCACGCCTCGATCACCTCGGCGAGGTCGGGCTGAGTTTTCGCTAGGGGGACCCGACCTTTCCCCAACGCAACCTCGCACCACGTCGAGTGTGACTTCGAAAAGAACGTCTTCCTGGTTGTCTTGTCAATGGCGTCTTACGTACGTGTGCGTGCACTCGCCACTGCCCATACAATTACTCCGCTGAATTCGGACTGAATTCTATAGTCCAGCCTCCCGGGACAGTTTGTCCGATGGCCTCCCCCGGTTGGGGGGATTCGCGGAAGCTGCCCGGACGACAACTGCCCACAGCGCTACTCACAGCCCACGCCGTCGCTGTCTCTGTCGAACTTGGTATCCCATCCAGGATCCCCAGCACGTATCGGGGCAGCACCAGCGGCTCGCACCGCAGAACAGTTCTGATAGAAGACGTCCGTTCCGGTCGACAGCTTAGGGACAGCAGCGTCCTGCGGTCGGGTCGGCGCTTCAGCGGCGGGGGCAGGCTCAGCCGCCACAGGAACAAGCACTCCCCCATCATCTGCAGGCACAGGCTGGTCGGGACAAGAAGCGATAAGGATCCGGCGGATCGCGTCGTGTTCCGCCTGTGTCATCCATAGCCCGTACTTGGCTTTCACTGCCGTCTGCAGACCGACATATTCGCACTGGAATGACTTATCTGATGGCAGCCAAGTGGCAGCGTCACCGTCCCCCTTGGAGCCGTTGGTTGGCCCATCGACTGCCAGCAGATTTAGAGGGTCATTTCCGAAGGCTTCACGCTGATTCGGCGCTAACTGCTGAGCGCCTTTCTGCCAGGCATCGGAGAGGGCGACAACATGGTCAATCTGCACTTTAGTACTCGTCGCGTTGCCGCGAACGAAGTTGATCGTCGTTGCTGTAAAGGGATCAGCAAGGACACCAGAAGTAACGACACAGCCCTGAGTTCCTGGCTTGTGCGCCTTTTCCGTAAGATCGCGGTTGAGCATGTCGTTGCGCGCATCGCAGCCGTTGCGGTCAGGGTCCTTCCATCCGTTGCCAAACAGGTCACGGTCGTACCCTGTCTTCGGCGCACGGCCCTTGATCGGAATTGTTTCCAGTTGGGCAAGAACAGTACCTGCCGAAGCCACAGCTGTACTGGGCTCCGCGGAAGGGCTCGGTTCCTTGGTCTTCGTCGGCTCGACATCCTCGGCTACCGGCGACGGTGTGGTGGCCGATACGGAAGGGGGCGGCGACGCGGATTGTGTGCTTTCGGCTACTAGCGGCGTTGCATTTACCGTTTGCGGTTCGCAAGCTGTGGCACCCAGCAGGACTAGGGCAGCGGTGAATGACGTTACGAGGCCATTCCGGATGTTATTCATGATGGGAGTGCTTTCCTATGCTGCTGCCTCCCGATGGCTATTGCGGATCGGGAGGCAGCTACTTCAACGGCGGGCAGGTCAGCCGCTATTCGCAGGCGACTCCGTCGCCGTCGCGGTCAAGGTGCGAGCCGTACCCGGGGCCGCCGCGGTATACGGGAGCCGCGCCTGCAGCGCGTGCATCAGAGCAGTTGGAGAAGTAAGCGGCTGGCGCTGGGGCGGGCTCTGGAGCGGGGGCTGGCTGCTCTTGGGGTAGACCGCCGGAGCTGGAGCCTGGAGAACCGCTCTCACAGCCGATGCCGTTCAGGTCGTGGTCCAAATGGGTGCCGTATCCGGGCGAGCCTGCCTGGATATTGTAGGCTCCAGCCGCTGCGGCGGCGCTGCAATTTTCATAGGCACCAGAGCCTAGATCAGTTTCCGCAGCTTCTTCTTCAGCCTTCTTCTTCGCGGCTGCCTCTTCGCGACGCTCCTTTGCCGCTTCCGCTTTCTTTGCTGCTTCTTCTTTGGCTTTCTTTTCGGCCGCGGCCTTCTTAGCTGCCTCTTCTTCTGCCTTCTTCTCAGCAACGGCCTCCTTCGCCGCTTCTTCCTTCGCCTTCAACTCCGCTGCCTCTGCTGCACGATCAGCAATGATCTTGTCGTGGGAATCTCGATCCATCCACACGAGGACTCCATCCTCGTCCTCAGTGCAGAAGAAGATTTCCGATTGGAATCCGCGCCGCATATCTTCGTCATCGCAGGAGGTCAAGGCAATGCTGCTGGCACTCGGCGACGGAGTCGCCGTCGCCGTCGCGAAAGGTTCATCTTCGTCGACAGCAGTGGCTGAAGTACCGGAAATAGCTAACCCGACGACAAGAACAACAACGCCACTCCAAATGGTCGTCTTCGCGCCCTTGCGATTCTGCAATCCAATCCAAGACCTGCGTTTGAAGATCAGCGCAAACAATCCGGTAATGAGCGCAATAATGCCCAGCAGAGTAAGGAATACGCCAAATCCACCCAGTCCCGCGGCAAACAGAAACAAGATCAACAGGAGAAAGAGGATACTCGCAGTAATCCAAAAGGACACTGTCGGAGCCCACTTCCGATACTGAATTTGGGCAGCGTAAGACTGATGGCCTGACATATTTCCCCCAACAAAGACACAAATGATGAAGCGTTTATTCGCTATGCGAATCGTAGCATCGGACTGCTCAAACTGGCACAGAGCATGCGGGAATAGAATTTATGTCGTGGTGTGGGACAGCGGCTCCTACGAGCCGCGTAAATCTCTACACGCACCACCTAGGCGATAGGGCTGGAAAGCGGCGCCCGTGACTGCGAGTGATAGTAAGTTTCGCCCTGCACGCTCCCATGACCCATGACCTATAACAACGGCGGCCGTACGGTAGTCGTCCTGTCCTCAGGACACTCAGGAAGCGATAGGCGGCCTGCCTTGGCGAGGCATTAGCTGGTTAGCCGCGTATCCGAGTTAATGTCCCTTGCACACAGATACCTGCTTGCGCCTTCCTTTCTGTAGGTTTAGTAAGGTTAGGAAACTACTACAAAAGGAATGCATCAGCATGAAGTTTGACCCCTCGGTTTCGGACAAAATCACAGCCGGCCAGTTGACGGCCCGGAAGCTGGGACACAGTGTCACGGCTGTTGAGAACGGCACTGTGATCATGGGTGAGCTGCGGGAATTAAGGTTTAGCGACCTGCGGGCCCAAGGCAAGTTCGCTGGCACCTTCAGCGTCGACTTGATGATCGGCAACTTCAGGGTCAGCGTCACCTCCGGCGACGAAGTTTGGGTGACCAAGGAACCCGTGAACGCGTAGAACATCTAGTGGGCCCGTGGCTCGCAGCTGGCATCTAGCCGGGGGGCGACATGGGTCGCTGAGCAGCTGCCGTGACGGGACCTGCCGGCTGCGCTGCGGGAGTCTACAATCCATGACATGGGGAAAATGAGCCGGATTGAGCTCGCGATGCTTGGCATCCTGGCAATCGCTGTCGGCGTTGCACTTGCATTGGGCGCGGTCTGGCTGACCAGTCCGGACGAAACGGCAAACAACCAGGCTGCGCAGACCTCGATTGAGGCTCCGGCCTCGTCGGCTCCCACTGCATCAGCAGCAGCGAAGAAGGCGACGCCGGCCCCACTAGAGTCCGGGCCGGCTGCCATGCCCGAGCAGCAAACGCCGGCGCCCGCTCCGCCAAGACAACAACATCCCGAACATGTCCAGCCGCCGCTTCCCGCACCTAATGCGCCACAGCCTGGCTCCGCCCCGTTCGAGGAGCATGCCGCTCCGGCTGATGACCCGGACCCGTTCGAGTACAACGACTGGCCGGAGATTTCATGCCCGGCCGGCCAAGCAACGCTCGTCCTGGAAGACGTCAATGTGATCGCCGAAGGCGACTCGGAAGTGACGCGCGTTGTGGAAGTCTCCGGGCATCTGACCAATGACACTGTTGCCGCCGTCGAGGCCTACCTGTGGAATTCGGTAGCCGTCATTGGAATCGACCGTGACGGTGAACGTGTGGCCAAATTCCGGCCAGAGTACAAGTACGAGACCGCGCCCGGCGAGCTGCGGCCATTCCACATCTCGCTTGAGCCCGGGGCCACCCTGCAGTTCGATTCACCGTTGGACGTCTACTCCAGTGAATGGGAGTCGATCACGCACTGGATGCTTGATCCAATTTTCACCGACCCCACCCTGCAGTTCACTGAAGATAACTTTTGCGATGCGCCGGTGGTGCTGACGGGAGAGCCTGTTCCCGCCGGCAGCCACCTCCCCTGAGTCATCCGGCAGACCGGCTGTAGCCGCAAGCCCAGGCCAAGCGAACGCGCTGGCCGAACGACGGCGATAGCCGCAGGACCGGGGTCGGAAACCAAACGGGTGTCACGGCCGCACCATCGGGAAATTTTTGTAAGCCGGAGGCAGCGAAGTCCCATATGTTAAGAGGGTTCGGCGCTGGCGCGCCTCACCCGAAAGCGAACCGTCCCGTGTTGCTGTGCGGGTCGCGATGCGTTCACCGTTGTGACTTCGCCTGGCGGCTTGTCGGCCTGTTTGGTGAACTGGCGGCTGCGCCGCCGGGTCTCCTCCGCTTTGGTCGCTGGCGCTCCCGTCGCTTTGGCGACCCCGTGCATCGTGACGCCTCCGCGCTGTGGTGACGGTTCGCTTTCTTAGCCCGCTGCGCGGGCGGTCCGCTTCGTTTCCCTTCTCGTTTCACTCCCCGGTTTGCTGTGCGTATGACGTGCGGCTGCGCCGCATGGATGCTTCCTGGTTGCCTTTGCTCCTTGCTGGCCGTGCCTGTTGTTGTCTCGGGCTTCGCGTTGATTCGGGCAGCGGCCTGCTGCGCAATTAGCGGTGCCTCTTTGTGCAGAGAGTGTCTGCACGATTGGCGTGGCTCTATTTGTCCAGACGGTGTCTGGACTATTGGCGTCCTTCTCGAATTGTCCAGAGAACTTTGGACCATTGGGCGATCCCGAAAGTGCCACGGCTTGTGGCACTTTTAGTGCCCTCGAATAGTGCAACGGCCTGTTGCACTCTTGACGGGGAATCTCCCACAACCTGTGGGACATTTACGCCGCACGTAGTGCGGTGCTTCATGGTGTCTTGCGGCTTCGCCGCAGGGTGGGTGCGTGGCCGGGAGTTGTACGCAGGTGGCAGTGTTGCACGGGGTGTTGCGTGCTCCGCACGCAGGGGACGCTGCTCGTTCCCTCATCGTGTTGCTGCGCGGTGTCACGGCGAGGCGTGCATCGACAGCTTCTGCGAAGCAATGCTGGCGGACAGACGACGATTCATTGTCGTCTGTGGGCTGCGCCCTGCCGGATCGTGATGCTGCTCGATGGCAGCCGGTCCGTCATCCGGGTCGCAGACCGTTCCGGTCGTCGATGAGACGACCCCTCACTCACGTGGCCGAAGGCCAGACAGCCAAGTGCGCTTTCCTGCAGAAGACGACCACTGCCCCGTGCACAAGTGCACCCTCTTCTCCGACTCCGTCTTGGCCGACACCCACACGCCAGGCAGGACGGAACCTGAGCGTTGCGCAGCAACCGAAGGTGCAGTCCGCCGCACAGCTGACACACCAACCAGGCCGCTTGCGGCCGGACCCACAACGGTCCCGCGGCGCAGCCGCCCTTACGGCGTAGCCGTACAGAGAAACTTTGTGCTTTACATGATGCCCAGCTGCAAGCTGGACGATTGACAGTTTGTACACCCTCCCGAAAATCCCGGACAAAGTCCGCGCAAACCCCTCCGCCCACCGCCCCGGCCGCACACACAAGATCAGAGCCCCGAAATGACCAGGCAGGGACCGCCCCCGGCAAGGTGAAGTAGGTCCTCGCGGCCGCTGCACGTGATGACAGAGAAATGCCTACTGAAGGGGCCGGGAGCACCCAAACCCGGCTTCCGGGGATTTCCGGGCCTCATATCCGGGATTCTGCCGGATTTCAGGGCGCGAATCGCCCATACGGGGTCTGCAGGGCGGGGAGACCCCGTCTACGCATGTTCAAGGGTATGGAACAGCGCATTTTCCGGATGGCCCGCGCCGGCGGGATCGACACCAACCCGACGACCTTCATGCAGCGGGCCAACACCTTCGCCTCGGCCGCCACCCAGTACGGAACCACGACCATGCTGACCCGGCGCGAGCAGACCGGGCTCAACGGGTACGTGATCATGCCAGCCGAAGCCGCCCGGGCCAGGGCCGCCCTCGCGCTGGCGCACACGGTCGGCGCCAAGTCCGAGGAGACGCAACTGCCGGACGACCTTGGCGACACCCCGGTCATCGGAACGCTGACCTTCCGCCCGTCGCCGGTGCTGCGCGAAACCCAGAACGGCATCGACCCCTCCGAGTTCCCGAAGCTGCTGGCCAACACGATGCCCGAGGGCTCATGGGTGGCGGTGTCGCTGCGCAAGCCGTCGAACAGGGAGCGCAAGTTCCACACCAAGTGGCACAACTACCGGCTGGGGAACGCGAGCCCTCAGCACCACTCCTACTCGCCGAGCGCGATCATGATTTCGGTGACCGCCGGCGGCGCCAGCCAGGACGAAGTCCGCGCACTGCTGGGCCAGTTCACCTCCGGGATGCCGGGCTTCGACCTGGACACCGACGTGCGCTTCCCGAAGACGAAGCACAGCTCCTGGCTCGGCGTCCCGGCGGGCCTGCTGCTCGCGGCCGCGACACTGTTCGGGCTGCCGCAGATCCCGCTCGACCTGCCGGCCTTCACGGCACCGTCGTTGTTCGCCGTCGCCGGGCTCCTGCTCCTCACCGGGATCGCTGGACTCACCGGCCGTATGCGCTCCCCCGACGTGAAGCTGCGCGCCAAGCTGGCGGCCGCAGGGTTCCCGCCGCCGCCGCACCGCCGGACCAAGCCACGGCCGCCGCACAAGGAAGAGACGATCAAGCGGACCATCAACGAGGGCGGCGAGAAGAAGACCGTCGAGAAGCACATCAAGGCATTCGACGGCGACTACCCGTTCGCGCCGGATGTGTTCCTGGTCGGGCCGACGGTCGTCGTCGGCATGGTCTCCCCGCACGCCGGCGCCATCTCAGGTGAGACCGTCTCGCGCGAACGCGCCACCCCGCCGGCGATGCTGCAGCCGATCGGCCCGCTCATTGGAACGAACCAGGACGGCAAAGCCTACGTCAGCGCATCAGCCCAGCTATTTGGCACGGCTATCGTCGGCAGACCAGGCACCGGGAAAGCCGAAAGCCTCGACTCCCCAATCCCGGTTCCTGTCTCCGGCAAGTTCCCTTCCAGATGGGCACTCAACCGCGAACTGTCCGTCGGCGACAAAGTGTTCACACCGTCCGGAGCCGTCACGAAGATTGCAGGATTCTCAGAGGTCTTCGATGGCGACATGTATGAGATCACGTTCAGCGACGGGCAGAAGGTCAAGACAGATGCCGGCCACCTCTGGGCCGTCTCCGACCGCGTCACCCGCCGTCGGGATGGGTCCGAGCATTCACTCGCAAAGATGGCCGACGTTGATGAACGGGCTAAGACTGAGGCTCACCGCCTCCGCGCAGTAGCCGACAACATCGAGCCGGGCACCCTGGCGACCGGAAACGACCTTAACCGGATCAGCGGCGTCGGCGTCGGAGTCCTGCTGCGCTTCGTTCGTGCAGCGGGAATTGATCCGGTGCAGGCGTCGGTAGTGACTCATGAAGGCGGCGTACGTGAGATTAGCCGGCCGCGC
Encoded proteins:
- a CDS encoding IS256 family transposase encodes the protein MIDPVTGEIIDQKELAEQLLAQAKEQGVSLVGPGGLLNQLTKNVLETALEAELTEHLGHEHGETPIAANMRNGTRSKTVLTEIGPVEIEVPRDREGSFEPVIVPKRKRRLDGIDQIVLSLSARGLTTGEIAAHFEEVYGAKVSKDTISRITEKVAGELAEWSARPLDPIYPVIFVDAIVVKVRDGQVRNTPFYVVMGVTTNGEREILGIWAGDGAEGARFWLQVFSELKNRGVEDVLIAVCDGLKGLPEAITTTWERTVVQQCIVHLIRNSFRYAGRQHRDGIVKALKPVYTAPSEQAAKDRFDEFKAEWGQRYPAIVQLWESAWAEFVPFLEYDVEIRRVICTTNAIESINARYRRAVRARGHFPNEAAALKCLYLVTRSLDPTGGGRARWVMRWKPALNAFAITFAGRFERTSN
- a CDS encoding cold-shock protein, giving the protein MATGTVKWFNSEKGFGFIAQDNGGEDVFAHFSGISGGGYKSLDEGQKVEFEVTQGQKGLQAVDIRPL
- a CDS encoding helix-turn-helix domain-containing protein codes for the protein MAALPEYERELIIQRVRAGVISAQKRGVRFGPAPLDEAIARERVANARRMMAEGKSAALTAKTLGWSKATLYRYLNKYGEGAPEPEGPVRAGKDGSKYAARRRNPSPRK
- a CDS encoding GmrSD restriction endonuclease domain-containing protein, whose translation is MASAGTVLAQLETIPIKGRAPKTGYDRDLFGNGWKDPDRNGCDARNDMLNRDLTEKAHKPGTQGCVVTSGVLADPFTATTINFVRGNATSTKVQIDHVVALSDAWQKGAQQLAPNQREAFGNDPLNLLAVDGPTNGSKGDGDAATWLPSDKSFQCEYVGLQTAVKAKYGLWMTQAEHDAIRRILIASCPDQPVPADDGGVLVPVAAEPAPAAEAPTRPQDAAVPKLSTGTDVFYQNCSAVRAAGAAPIRAGDPGWDTKFDRDSDGVGCE
- a CDS encoding excalibur calcium-binding domain-containing protein — protein: MSFWITASILFLLLILFLFAAGLGGFGVFLTLLGIIALITGLFALIFKRRSWIGLQNRKGAKTTIWSGVVVLVVGLAISGTSATAVDEDEPFATATATPSPSASSIALTSCDDEDMRRGFQSEIFFCTEDEDGVLVWMDRDSHDKIIADRAAEAAELKAKEEAAKEAVAEKKAEEEAAKKAAAEKKAKEEAAKKAEAAKERREEAAAKKKAEEEAAETDLGSGAYENCSAAAAAGAYNIQAGSPGYGTHLDHDLNGIGCESGSPGSSSGGLPQEQPAPAPEPAPAPAAYFSNCSDARAAGAAPVYRGGPGYGSHLDRDGDGVACE